GCCTGCTGTTGCAAATGTTCACGCTCTTGGCGCCCGATGGAGGGGCCGCAAGCTCAGACTCTGAGGGCCGACAGAAAACGGTGAACCCGGCGGGCTATCTGCGGACCGACCTGCAAGTTCACACTTGTTTTGACCGCCAGCGCAGAGGCGGGCTTCGGTTGCGCGTATCCTAAATTATTCCCGGCTTGGGCCGAATATCGGCGTTGGTCACTCATTTTTTGGATTGCAGCCCAGGTTCGGTTGACGACCCCATGACGCAGGAAAACCCCTACGAAAAGCAGGTCACGCCCGACGAACTCAAGCCGGGCATGTTTGTGTCCCGGCTGGATCGACCGTGGATTGAGACGCCTTTCCTCCTGCAGGGTTTCGAGATTCGGGGGATCGCTGACGTGGAGCAGGTGCGTCGCCTGTGCCGCTATGTGTTCATCGACGTCGAACGGGGCAATGACATCACCCCCGCCCGGCTCGATACACGGCCGCTGTCGAAAGGAGCGACTACCCTCACCCAATCGCAGGAGGAGCTGCCGCGGGCTCGGAAGGCACTGGAACGCACCTCTCTTGAGCTGACCGGCGTGCTGCGGCAGGCGGCACGCGGCCGGCGGGTGCGGCTCGACAGACTGGAAAGCCGTATCGTTTCTCTGGTCGACAGCACGCTGCGCAGCACGGACGCGTCGCTGCTGCTGGCCCGGCTGCGGCGCAAGGACGACTACGCTTACAACCACGCGCTCTGCGTTTCAGTCTTTGGCGTGGCGTTGGGAAAACAGCTGGGTCTTGAGCGCAGCGAGCTGGAGCAGCTGGCGCTCTGCGCGTCGCTGTTTGACATCGGCAAGACCCGGATCAGCGACGAGCTGCTCCAGAAGCTGGAGCCGATCACCTCGGAGGAGCGCCAGGAGCTTCAGCGACACGTCGACTACGGCGTCGAAATTCTCAAGCAGTCCGGGGCTGACACGAGCGTTATCAGCGTGGCCAGCGATCATCACGAGCGCTGTGACGGGACCGGCTATCCGAAGGGGCTGACCGAGCCCGACCTCTCCCTTTTCGCGCAAATTGTCGGCCTGGTGGATACCTACGACGCCATGATGAGCGACCGGGGTTACCGGGCGGCCAACTCGCACGAAAAAACCGTGAATACCCTCTACCAGGAGCGCCACAAGGCGTTCAACGCTGAACTCCTCGAGCAGTTCATCCACTGCCTCGGGACGTATCCGGTCGGTTCGCTGGTTGAACTCAGCAGCGGCGACGTTGGCATCGTCATTCAGCAGAACGGCCTGCGGCGCCTGCGGCCGCAGGTGATGTTGGTTCGAGACGCCGACGGCCAGCCGATCGAACACTACCCCGTGGTGAACCTGCTGACGGAAACCACCGAAGAGACCGGCGAACCGGTGGCCATTACCCGCACGCTGGAGTGCGGCGCCTTCGGTATCGATCCGACCGACTACTTTCTGCAATGACCACCGAAGCAGCCGACTTCCTGCGGCCCCTGACCCGCGCCGAGCTGGCCGCGCTGGCGGAACGCCGGTTTGTCGACGGCGGCGACCGGACCGGATTGCTTCTAGCCAATCTGATCGGCTTCGATCATACGAACGCTACGCTTGGCTACCGCGCGGGAGAGGCGTTGCTCGCAGCGGCGTGTCGGGGCCTGCGCGAGGCTTTTCCCGGACCAGACCAGGTGGTACCCGTGGGCCACGGCCAGCTCGCGGTGTTTGTGCCCGACCTCAAACACCCAAACCACGCGCTGCTGGCTGCGAGCAAGGTCCAGCGCTGCCTGGAGGCACTGGAGCGCACTCACCGAGGCCCGCGCTTTCGCCCAACGCTTGGCGTGGCCGTCTTTCCCGACCACGGCAGCACCGCTTGCCAGGTGCTCCAGTGCGCCGATCAGGCGCTCGAAGAGACCTCTATGGGGCTCAGACCCGTTCAGATGCTGGCCTTTGGCGTCGAGCGACCGGTCCATCCACTCGCCCGCGCCGAGGCGCTGGAGCACGCCATCCGTAACAATGAGCTGCAGCTGCATTTTCAGCCACAGGTCATCATGCAGACTCAGCAGCGCTGGGGTGCCGAGGCCCTGTGTCGCTGGGAGGCTGACGACGGCCCGGTGTCACCCGAGGTGTTTATTCCTCTCGCCGAGACCTGTGGTCTGATTCGGGAACTGACAACCTGGACCCTGAACGCCGCGCTGAAGCAATGGCGCAAGTGGCAGCCCGCCTGGCCCGACGCCAGAGTTGCGGTCAATCTTTCTGCCAGCGTGCTTCACGACCAGGAGCTGGTGCCGCAGGTTCAGGCGTGCCTCGGCATCTGGCGCGTGCCGCCCGAGTGCCTGGTGCTGGAGGTCACGGAGAGCGCTCTGATGGCCAACCCCGACCTGGGGCTGGAGACGCTCAGGTCGCTGCAGCAGCTCGGCGTGCGGCTATCGATCGACGACTTTGGAACGGGCTATTCATCAATGTCGTATCTAAGCCGCTTCCCGCTGCATGAGCTCAAAATCGACCGATCGTTTGTCATGACGATGTCCAGCGACTCCAGCAATCGCAAGATCGTGCGCACGGTGATCGACCTGGCCCACAAGCTCGGGCTCGAGGTGGTGGCCGAGGGGATTGAACAGCGGGATGCGTTCGACACGCTGGTCGCCCTGGGCTGCGAGCGGGGTCAGGGCTACTGGATTGGCAAACCGGGGCCAGCCAGCCAGCTGCTGGGCACCGTGCCCGACTCAGCGGCCCAGGCCGGAGGACGGGTCCGCGAAGCCGGCACGGGCGGCTGATCAAACCGCCGTTTTCCTGCTAAAGGTCTGTCGAGCCAGACCGATAAGCTAGCTATTGTAGTTACCAGGGTCCAGTCATGACTCAGCGCCAGCCGTTGGCCCGCGAGGCAAGCGGCGCAAACCCACGCCAAACGCTTAGCCTTTCTTGAGACGCAAATGCTAGTCGGCCAGCAAGAAGATAGACAGAAGCCAGCGGACGCGCCCCCGCTGGAGCTCGAGTCGCGCTCCATTCGCGCGACGCTGCACTGGTTCCACTGGCTGGTCCTTGCGATGTCGCTACTGGTCGCCGTCGGCGCCGCCCATCTCAGCCAAACGCATGTCGACGACCGTATCGCCGACGACTTCCAGCGCCAGAGCGATCTGATTCTGAAGCTGGTAGCCGAACGCATGCGCAAGTACGAGCTCGGCCTGTCGGGCGGCGTCTCGGCCATTCAGGCCAACGGCGGCG
This sequence is a window from Pseudomonadota bacterium. Protein-coding genes within it:
- a CDS encoding HD-GYP domain-containing protein, translating into MTQENPYEKQVTPDELKPGMFVSRLDRPWIETPFLLQGFEIRGIADVEQVRRLCRYVFIDVERGNDITPARLDTRPLSKGATTLTQSQEELPRARKALERTSLELTGVLRQAARGRRVRLDRLESRIVSLVDSTLRSTDASLLLARLRRKDDYAYNHALCVSVFGVALGKQLGLERSELEQLALCASLFDIGKTRISDELLQKLEPITSEERQELQRHVDYGVEILKQSGADTSVISVASDHHERCDGTGYPKGLTEPDLSLFAQIVGLVDTYDAMMSDRGYRAANSHEKTVNTLYQERHKAFNAELLEQFIHCLGTYPVGSLVELSSGDVGIVIQQNGLRRLRPQVMLVRDADGQPIEHYPVVNLLTETTEETGEPVAITRTLECGAFGIDPTDYFLQ
- a CDS encoding GGDEF domain-containing phosphodiesterase, which encodes MTTEAADFLRPLTRAELAALAERRFVDGGDRTGLLLANLIGFDHTNATLGYRAGEALLAAACRGLREAFPGPDQVVPVGHGQLAVFVPDLKHPNHALLAASKVQRCLEALERTHRGPRFRPTLGVAVFPDHGSTACQVLQCADQALEETSMGLRPVQMLAFGVERPVHPLARAEALEHAIRNNELQLHFQPQVIMQTQQRWGAEALCRWEADDGPVSPEVFIPLAETCGLIRELTTWTLNAALKQWRKWQPAWPDARVAVNLSASVLHDQELVPQVQACLGIWRVPPECLVLEVTESALMANPDLGLETLRSLQQLGVRLSIDDFGTGYSSMSYLSRFPLHELKIDRSFVMTMSSDSSNRKIVRTVIDLAHKLGLEVVAEGIEQRDAFDTLVALGCERGQGYWIGKPGPASQLLGTVPDSAAQAGGRVREAGTGG